The nucleotide sequence GCAAAAAAATCATTTTCTTCTATTAAATCTGATTTTCTTCTTATAGCATTAATAGCCGCTTCATTAACTAAAGTCTCTAAAGCTGCTCCACTAAAACCCACACTAGCTTTTGCAATTTTTTCTAAATCTACACTAGATTTTTTCTCTTTCATATAATTTTGTAAAATATGCATTCTATCTTTAAAATCAGGTAAAGATATAAAAATTCTTCTATCAAAACGACCTGACCTTAATAACGCATTATCCATAAGATCGATTTTATTTGTAGCGGCCATCACTATAACACCACTATTATCTTCAAATCCATCCATTTGAGTTAAAAGTTGATTTAGGGTATTATCTCTTTCTACATTAGAAAAATCCCCCCTACTTTTACCAACTGCGTCAATTTCATCTATAAAAATGATACTTGGAGCTTTTGATTTAGCTTTTAAAAAAAGCTCTCTTACTCTTTTTGCGCCCATACCTACATAAATTTCTACAAAACTAGCCCCACTTTGATAAAAAAATGGCACCCCAGCCTCACCCGCTACTGCTTTTGCTATCAAGGTTTTACCTACTCCAGGAGGGCCTACTAGTAAAACCCCTTTTGGCATTTTTACGCCAAAATCTTTATATTTTTGAGGATTTTTTAAAAAATCAACGATTTCTAAAAGCTCTACCTTAGCCTCATCAACCCCTGCTACATCTTTAAATTTAACTTCACTTACTACATCTTGTATGGTGTTATTTTGTTCATTTTTTTCTAAAATATTTTTTTCTAAAGAAAGTAAATTTTGTCTATCTTTATTTTTTTTATTAAGAAAGAGTAAAAAACTTATAAGAAAAACAAGCAAAATAAATATGAAAAAAAACTCACTTAAATTATAATCTTTAGCATATTCTAAAGGAATTTTTTGCCACAAAGCATTTAAATCCACTACATCTTTAGCAATTAAAAAATTTCCTTCTTTGCTTTTTAATAATATTTCATTATTTTCTACTATGGCTTTTTGGATTAAATTTTGCTCTAAAAGCTCTTCATAAGCAGACTTGCTAATATAATCAGGTTGATTTTTTATAAACGCAACTATTACAAAAATACAAAGCAATAAAAATGAAGCTAAGATAATCTTTTTATTTTTCATCCCCTAACCTTACATAATTACAATCTTCTTTGCATTCATATTTTTCAATATTTATCCATTGTTTAGCAATATCTTCTTTGCTTGTAATTTTGATTTTATTAAAAAATTGATCATAGCCTTCATAAAAACCATCTTTTTTACTCTCAACTAAAATTTCTAAAGTATCTTTTTGATTTTTTCTAAACTCATAATTATTTTGCGCGACTATATCTTTTAAAATATTTAATCTTTCTTTGGCTATTTCACCATTAATTCGTTCACTCATAGAAGCAGAATGCGTTCCATCACGCGGTGAGAAAATAAAAGCATGAATATGCGTAAGTTTAAATTGCTTGAAATTTTCTAAAGCTTCTTGCCATATTAATTCACTTTCTCCAGGGTGCGCTACAATAAAGTCTGTTCCTAAAGCAAAACCTTTTTGACTTAACTCATTAAACAGCGCTAAATCATTTTGCGTATGCGATCTTCTACGCATTATGCGTAGCATTTTTTCATGGGTATGTTGTAGGGCAATATGCAAATGCTTTTCAAGCCAAGGCTCATCTAAAATTTCTTTAAAACTCTCATCAATTTGAGCAGGCTCCAAACTCCCAAGTCTTACTCTTTTTATGCCACGAACCTTACCTATTTCTTGTAATAATTTTCCAAGTGTAGTTTTATCTTTTAAACCATAACTTCCTATATTCGTACCCGTTAAAACCACTTCACTATAGCCATTTTGCGCAAGAAGTTTGATTTGCTTTATTATTTCCTCACTCGGCATACTTCTTGATTTACCCCTAACACTTGGGATTATGCAATAGCTACAAGCAAAGTCACATCCTTCTTGAATTTTTACAAAAGCTTTAGTGTGATTTTCATAATTACTTACGATTTTTGTATCAATAAAGCGTAAATTTCCAAGCTCATAAAAGGCTTTATCTTGCGAGATTAGCTCATTGATTTTATCTTTATTAGAA is from Campylobacter sp. CNRCH_2014_0184h and encodes:
- a CDS encoding AAA family ATPase encodes the protein MKNKKIILASFLLLCIFVIVAFIKNQPDYISKSAYEELLEQNLIQKAIVENNEILLKSKEGNFLIAKDVVDLNALWQKIPLEYAKDYNLSEFFFIFILLVFLISFLLFLNKKNKDRQNLLSLEKNILEKNEQNNTIQDVVSEVKFKDVAGVDEAKVELLEIVDFLKNPQKYKDFGVKMPKGVLLVGPPGVGKTLIAKAVAGEAGVPFFYQSGASFVEIYVGMGAKRVRELFLKAKSKAPSIIFIDEIDAVGKSRGDFSNVERDNTLNQLLTQMDGFEDNSGVIVMAATNKIDLMDNALLRSGRFDRRIFISLPDFKDRMHILQNYMKEKKSSVDLEKIAKASVGFSGAALETLVNEAAINAIRRKSDLIEENDFFAVLNKVLMGKKKIFSLSDKERKIQATYQAAKALCAFYFDVKFEKITLIEDRFKEYENTIKSKSELLNKIKVFLAGSVAMELIFNESYTNAQSDLLKVKELLTFMETFAMANEGLLQEQKQEVKEFLELMKEKVVRLASILLENEKIEKQDVEKIIME
- the mtaB gene encoding tRNA (N(6)-L-threonylcarbamoyladenosine(37)-C(2))-methylthiotransferase MtaB, which produces MKKKVYFKTFGCRTNIYDTQLLKTYIKDHIVTQNEQEADVIVINSCTVTNGADSGLRSYINSVKKNGVKVILTGCGAVSKGKDFFDKKEIFGVLGASNKDKINELISQDKAFYELGNLRFIDTKIVSNYENHTKAFVKIQEGCDFACSYCIIPSVRGKSRSMPSEEIIKQIKLLAQNGYSEVVLTGTNIGSYGLKDKTTLGKLLQEIGKVRGIKRVRLGSLEPAQIDESFKEILDEPWLEKHLHIALQHTHEKMLRIMRRRSHTQNDLALFNELSQKGFALGTDFIVAHPGESELIWQEALENFKQFKLTHIHAFIFSPRDGTHSASMSERINGEIAKERLNILKDIVAQNNYEFRKNQKDTLEILVESKKDGFYEGYDQFFNKIKITSKEDIAKQWINIEKYECKEDCNYVRLGDEK